TGTGCTCGACAACTTTCCTCTGGCCACGCTGCGCGAGTACATCGACTGGTCGCCGCTCTTTCACGCCTGGGGCCTGAAGGGCGTCTACCCTCGCATCCTCGAACACGAGCAGCAGGGCGAGCAGGCCCGTCAGATCTTCGCCGACGCCAATACTCTGCTTGATCGCATCATCGAGAAGAACCTGATCAATGCGCGCGGCGTCTACGGCTTCTTTCCCGCCAGCGCAGTTGGCGACGATGTGGCGCTCTACTCAGACGACACACGCAAGACAGAGCTCGACCGCTTTCACTTCCTACGCCAGCAGGCAAACAAGGAAGGGAGCGAGCCATGTCGATCTCTCGCCGACTTCATTGCTCCCAAAGAAACGGAGTTGCCCGATCACATCGGCGCCTTCGCTGTGACCACCGGCATCGGCCTGAAGGAGCTCTGCGATCGCTTCCGGGCCGACAATGACGACTACAACGCCATCATGGCCGAGGCTGTCGCTGATCGCCTCGCAGAAGCCTTCGCTGAGTGCCTGCACAAGCGCGTCCGGGATGAGTGGGGTTACGGGCTTGAAGAAGGTCTCACTCCCGCCGATCTCATTCAGGAGAAGTATCGCGGTATCCGGCCTGCCGCGGGTTATCCGGCCTGCCCCGACCACACCGAGAAGGGCATCCTCTGGCGTCTGCTCGACGTGCAAGCCAACACCGGCATGTTGATTACGGAGTCGTTTGCGATGTGGCCCGGCTCGAGCGTAAGTGGACTCTACTTCGCGCACCCGGAATCGCGTTACTTCAGCCTTGGCAAGATCGACCGCGATCAGGTGGCCGACTATCATGAGCGCAAGGGGATGAGCGTGGCTGAGGTCGAACGGTGGCTAGGCCAGAACCTGAACTACGATCCCGAGTAAGAAATCTATCGAGATCGAGGAAGCTGCGTAGCGCGTTCGCTCCCCAAGGTGACCCACAGCAATGTCTCCGGTAAAATAAAGACGACCCCTTTTCAAGCGCGGTCGGTCTGGGAGAGTCCCTTCAACCCGCCGACCAGCGTTGCTTCGATTCGAAGACGGGGCGTACGGCCTCAGTGAAAGTTGTTAGAGAACCAATGGAAATCCCCATCAGCAGCACCCGGTCCATCCTGCACATCTGCACCCGCGAAACCATCCGGCCACTCCGCGACCAGGTTCTCCGCCTCTCAGGATTTCATGTTGACTCCACCCTCGACCATACCGAAGGCCTGTCCATGTTTTGGTCGCGTCACTACGATCTCGTGCTGATCGACGTGGAAGGCGAAGAGGGAATCCCGCGCGCCGAACATATGTGCTCCGAGATCAAGACCGCCCAGCATCATCAGCTCGTCGCCTTCGTCTGCAACTGGCGCGTCGCCATCCTCACCGACTGCCCCGACGAGATCGTTCGGACGGAGTTTGACCCCGCCGCTTTCGCCAAGGGAGTCAAGGACATCATCCCGCCGCCGAATACCACTTCAAATTAAATCTGTGGAACCGGAATCGTCCGCTTATCCGCGCTGACCATCGTCTTAGGCTTAGTTGTTGTCGTTGCGGTCGTTGCGGTCGTCGCGGTCGTCGCGGTCGTTGCGGCGGCGCCGTTAGCCTGCCCACTGGCAGCTGGAGCCACCTGCACATTCGCAGCCGGGACCCCGCTCTGAGCAGTGGTGCTCGTAGTCGCGGCTATTGTTGTAGCCGCAGACTTCTTCGCCTTCGCCGTCGTAGCACTCTGCGCCACCGCGAACGAACCAGCCAGCAGCAGCACGCTCATCGCAAAACTCCCAGCAAACTCGATCTCTCTTTTCATCGGCGATTCTCTCCTCAACCAGATTCGTGCACTTACCACCTGCCCAGTACACTCACCCACCCGCATCCCGTCGATACAACTTCCGCGTCAAAAATCTCCACAAGGTTGCCACCCTGTCCGGCCTGTGGTACAAACGATATATTCCAGTCTGCTTCGGCAGATTTGAATTTCATGCAGAGTGGTTGAGGGACGAGCCCTTTGACGCCACGACAACCGGACAGAACAAAGGCGTACCGGTGTCAACTCTCTCCTGGGGGCTTTTGGGCTGCTACAGGGAACATGAGATTCGGAGCACGCAAGCCCGAAATCCAGGTTTGCACCCCGCATTTCATCTTCCTAGCCTATCCGGCGCCCCCCAAAAAGAGAGTAAGCGCAAAAAGTTCACCCTTTCCCCTCGGAAAGAGCACGATGAACTACTCCTGTAGCCGGTACGAGCTGAAGTGCAACGAGTGCGGCAAGCGGTTCGGCAACCAACCCCTCTCCGCCTGCCCCGATTGCCTCGCCCCCCTTGAAATCGCCTATGACCTCGAGGCCGCCCGAGGCATCTTCACCAAGGAAAACATCGCAGCCGGCCCGGCCAGCATCTGGCGTTACACCGCTCTCCTCCCCATCCCCGAAGGCTTCGAGCCCGATCTT
The Edaphobacter lichenicola genome window above contains:
- a CDS encoding response regulator, which translates into the protein MEIPISSTRSILHICTRETIRPLRDQVLRLSGFHVDSTLDHTEGLSMFWSRHYDLVLIDVEGEEGIPRAEHMCSEIKTAQHHQLVAFVCNWRVAILTDCPDEIVRTEFDPAAFAKGVKDIIPPPNTTSN